In Rhizobium sp. N324, a single genomic region encodes these proteins:
- a CDS encoding ETC complex I subunit has protein sequence MSAKIYRPAKTAMQSGKAKTHLWVLEFDQESPRKIDPMMGYTSSGDMRQQVKLTFETQELAEAYAQRNGIEYRVIAPKDPVRQVVAYPDNFRYTRTQPWTH, from the coding sequence ATGTCTGCCAAGATCTATCGTCCAGCCAAGACCGCCATGCAGTCCGGCAAGGCCAAGACTCATCTCTGGGTGCTTGAATTCGATCAGGAGTCGCCGCGCAAGATCGATCCGATGATGGGGTACACCTCCTCCGGCGATATGCGCCAGCAGGTGAAACTCACCTTCGAAACGCAGGAACTGGCCGAAGCCTATGCCCAGCGCAACGGCATCGAATACAGGGTCATCGCCCCGAAGGATCCGGTCCGCCAGGTTGTCGCCTATCCGGATAATTTCCGCTATACCCGCACACAGCCCTGGACGCATTGA
- a CDS encoding choice-of-anchor Q domain-containing protein, which produces MTTYYVATTGSSSGNGSASSPFRTISDAMASNLKPGDEVVVKAGTYNESINIDKDGSAAGDITLRSEVPGAALIRPPSGSYTGISVNANYVTIDGFDIKGGNGDGIEANNVHHVSILNNKVHDSGESGIQFNYSDFVKVIGNETYNNASTGWFSGISLYENRNITGDTSTTGYRNVVQNNISHDNVTKTGAHTDGNGIIIDDFQSTQTDGHPNYTFKTLVDNNLVYENGGKGIQVAWSDSVTVQNNTAYHNNQDPLNDGTWRGELSNAQSSNNTWTNNIAVADPSVNKNNTAVDNTSYGGYTNANVVWANNNTYNGTAGQASVRTDGGNAMPSTANGNKLGIDPHFAGAASDNFHLASGSAAIDGGTSKYGVGSVDLDGHARVVGTVDMGAYESGSTSTPTTPTTPTTPTTPTTPTTPTTPTQPTTPTTPTTPTKEFIGTNGNDILPHTGQSNGGNETFKGLGGSDVLKGGAGADVLDGGTGNDTASYEGSGAVNVNLATKAASGGQAAGDKIVGIENLTGSSYNDVLTGGNGGGNVLNGGAGADKLDGGAGNDVLIGGAGKDIMTGGIGEDTFILKAPTETGSGLNRDGITDFQHGVDKIDLSAIDANGSAAGNGTFHFQAQENALFDHKAGALAWHYDDHAGSASDVTVIQADINGDGIHDFEVQLKGLVHLGAGDFLL; this is translated from the coding sequence ATGACAACATACTACGTAGCGACAACTGGCAGCAGCAGCGGCAACGGCAGTGCCTCCTCTCCTTTCCGCACGATCAGCGACGCGATGGCATCGAACCTTAAGCCCGGCGACGAGGTCGTGGTGAAGGCGGGGACCTACAACGAGAGCATTAACATCGACAAGGACGGCTCGGCGGCGGGCGACATCACGCTGCGCTCCGAAGTGCCCGGCGCAGCACTGATCCGGCCGCCCTCAGGCTCGTACACCGGGATCAGTGTCAACGCCAACTACGTGACAATCGACGGCTTCGACATCAAGGGCGGCAACGGTGACGGCATCGAAGCGAACAACGTCCACCACGTCTCAATTCTCAACAACAAGGTCCACGACAGTGGGGAGTCGGGGATCCAGTTCAACTATTCGGACTTCGTCAAAGTCATAGGCAACGAGACCTACAACAACGCGTCGACGGGCTGGTTCTCGGGCATCTCGCTCTACGAGAACAGGAACATTACCGGCGATACCTCGACGACCGGCTACCGGAATGTCGTACAAAACAACATCTCGCACGACAACGTCACCAAGACGGGTGCGCACACCGACGGCAACGGCATCATCATCGATGATTTTCAGAGCACGCAGACGGATGGTCATCCGAACTATACGTTCAAGACCCTGGTCGACAACAACCTGGTCTATGAGAACGGCGGCAAAGGCATCCAAGTTGCCTGGAGCGACTCCGTCACGGTGCAGAACAACACCGCATACCACAACAATCAGGACCCGCTGAACGACGGCACCTGGCGCGGCGAACTCAGCAACGCGCAGTCGAGCAACAACACCTGGACCAACAACATCGCCGTAGCCGACCCGTCGGTGAACAAGAACAACACTGCGGTCGATAACACGTCGTACGGCGGCTATACCAACGCTAACGTCGTCTGGGCCAACAACAACACCTACAACGGCACGGCCGGCCAGGCCTCGGTCAGGACCGACGGCGGCAACGCTATGCCGAGCACGGCGAACGGCAACAAGCTCGGCATCGATCCGCATTTCGCGGGGGCAGCGAGCGACAACTTCCACCTCGCCTCGGGCTCGGCAGCGATCGACGGCGGAACCAGCAAGTACGGCGTCGGCTCGGTCGACCTGGACGGCCACGCTCGCGTCGTGGGAACTGTCGATATGGGTGCCTACGAATCGGGCTCCACCTCGACGCCAACCACGCCGACAACACCGACAACACCGACAACACCGACAACGCCGACAACGCCGACAACGCCGACGCAACCGACAACGCCGACAACGCCGACAACGCCGACGAAGGAATTCATCGGCACCAACGGTAACGACATCCTGCCACACACCGGCCAGTCCAACGGCGGCAACGAAACCTTCAAGGGTCTCGGCGGTAGTGACGTGTTGAAGGGCGGCGCCGGCGCGGACGTGCTCGACGGCGGTACTGGCAACGACACGGCCAGCTATGAGGGCTCCGGCGCGGTCAACGTCAACTTGGCGACTAAGGCGGCATCGGGCGGCCAGGCCGCCGGTGACAAGATCGTCGGCATCGAAAACTTGACCGGCTCAAGCTACAACGACGTGCTGACCGGCGGCAACGGCGGCGGCAACGTTCTCAATGGCGGGGCGGGCGCGGACAAGCTGGACGGCGGCGCGGGCAATGATGTCCTCATTGGTGGTGCCGGAAAGGACATCATGACCGGTGGCATCGGTGAGGATACGTTTATCTTGAAGGCACCGACGGAAACCGGGTCCGGCTTGAACCGCGACGGCATCACCGACTTCCAGCACGGCGTGGATAAGATCGACCTCTCGGCGATCGATGCGAATGGCTCTGCGGCGGGCAATGGTACCTTCCATTTCCAGGCACAGGAGAATGCCTTGTTCGATCACAAGGCTGGCGCGCTCGCGTGGCACTATGACGACCACGCCGGATCTGCGAGCGATGTTACCGTTATCCAGGCCGACATTAACGGCGACGGCATTCATGACTTCGAGGTTCAGCTGAAGGGCCTCGTCCACCTGGGGGCAGGTGATTTTCTCCTGTAA
- a CDS encoding RDD family protein produces MTDWYYVFEEERKGSVGADELQERIKNGQIKKETYLWHEGMDAWQPAIEHPEFASAFVMPPPFPVSQPAKRPPPAFEPRAGGEGMVISPRPWPRFWARFIDNLLFVPLLAFAIGLLSALYAPDIYLQIATMNSSLFGLLLLPFVALFVALCMVATGSTPGKAIVGVRVPAPSGRSRIGFFLGREFKVWAAGLGLGIPFVALFTQIGQYRRLAEGKAASYDEGNPAVVANPSKVRLGAAIVVVMGLFAGNIVLRVEDQQASHNLAATQTWVNPVTKRPATIGKTWRVEEMTTDSGRTFYFASNELLAEALLGYQRLSSEGMEPVVYADAIKKAVASDVRINTEWKPLTVQGIPALRATGKSVKISDASVEVTIVVTGRDAWRTLVFARGNSPAQSAEKDKLVQAIFGTAD; encoded by the coding sequence ATGACAGATTGGTATTATGTGTTCGAGGAGGAACGAAAGGGTTCTGTTGGCGCAGACGAACTTCAAGAACGCATCAAGAACGGGCAGATCAAAAAGGAAACCTACCTTTGGCATGAGGGAATGGATGCATGGCAACCCGCCATCGAACATCCAGAGTTTGCGTCCGCCTTCGTTATGCCACCGCCTTTTCCTGTTAGCCAACCTGCAAAGCGGCCACCGCCCGCATTCGAGCCGCGGGCGGGAGGAGAAGGCATGGTCATCTCGCCTCGACCATGGCCTCGTTTCTGGGCGAGGTTCATCGACAATCTTTTATTTGTGCCGCTGTTGGCGTTCGCTATCGGGCTCCTGTCGGCCCTGTATGCGCCCGACATCTACTTACAGATTGCTACGATGAACAGCAGCCTATTCGGTCTCCTTCTGTTACCGTTCGTCGCTCTATTCGTCGCCCTATGCATGGTCGCAACGGGTTCTACGCCCGGCAAGGCTATCGTCGGTGTGCGCGTCCCCGCTCCCTCTGGCCGTAGCCGCATCGGCTTCTTCCTCGGTAGAGAGTTCAAGGTGTGGGCCGCCGGTCTGGGTCTTGGCATACCCTTTGTCGCCCTCTTCACGCAAATCGGCCAATATCGTCGCCTCGCGGAAGGTAAGGCGGCAAGCTACGACGAAGGCAATCCTGCGGTCGTCGCCAATCCGTCGAAGGTGCGGCTTGGAGCAGCGATCGTGGTCGTTATGGGCCTGTTCGCGGGCAACATCGTCCTGCGAGTCGAAGATCAACAGGCTTCCCATAACCTCGCTGCGACCCAGACGTGGGTCAACCCGGTGACGAAGAGGCCAGCAACCATCGGAAAGACCTGGAGGGTGGAGGAAATGACGACCGACAGCGGTCGCACTTTCTACTTCGCTTCTAACGAACTACTCGCCGAGGCCCTGCTCGGCTACCAGCGGCTTTCGTCAGAGGGAATGGAACCCGTCGTCTATGCGGATGCGATCAAGAAGGCCGTTGCCTCGGACGTTCGTATCAACACTGAATGGAAGCCACTGACTGTTCAGGGGATACCCGCTCTGCGAGCCACAGGGAAGTCTGTAAAAATCAGTGACGCCAGCGTCGAGGTGACCATTGTCGTCACCGGCCGTGATGCATGGAGGACACTCGTGTTCGCAAGGGGTAACTCGCCTGCCCAGTCGGCCGAGAAGGACAAGTTGGTGCAAGCAATATTCGGGACGGCGGACTGA
- a CDS encoding DUF3597 domain-containing protein: MGIFDKIKHAIFGEAKAAEPVASGAPKTQPAQAPVSPSAAPGAAPAASPAQSKPAAAPAAANVDIVPILDAAVKKSGQKLDWRHSIVDLMKAVGMDASMAERKELATELGYTGDTGDSAKMNMWLHKALMKRLSENGGKVPADLLD, encoded by the coding sequence ATGGGCATTTTCGACAAGATCAAACATGCAATCTTCGGAGAAGCGAAAGCAGCCGAACCCGTTGCATCAGGCGCGCCGAAGACGCAGCCCGCCCAGGCTCCCGTCTCACCATCGGCAGCGCCCGGTGCCGCACCTGCCGCCTCTCCCGCTCAGAGCAAGCCGGCCGCGGCCCCGGCCGCAGCAAATGTCGATATCGTCCCGATCCTCGACGCAGCCGTGAAAAAGAGCGGCCAGAAGCTCGATTGGCGCCACTCGATCGTGGATTTGATGAAGGCGGTCGGGATGGATGCGAGCATGGCCGAGCGCAAGGAACTTGCCACCGAACTCGGCTATACCGGCGACACCGGTGATTCCGCCAAAATGAATATGTGGCTGCACAAGGCGCTGATGAAACGGCTTTCGGAAAATGGCGGCAAAGTACCGGCCGATCTCCTGGATTGA
- a CDS encoding amino acid ABC transporter ATP-binding protein — protein sequence MAEAPAKKLTVSATEVAIDIVNMNKWYGDFHVLRDINLKVMRGERIVIAGPSGSGKSTMIRCINRLEEHQKGQIIVDGTELTNDLKKIDEVRREVGMVFQHFNLFPHLTILENCTLAPIWVRKMPKKQAEEIAMHFLKRVKIPEQANKYPGQLSGGQQQRVAIARSLCMNPKIMLFDEPTSALDPEMIKEVLDTMVGLAEEGMTMLCVTHEMGFARQVANRVIFMDQGQIVEQNSPAEFFDNPQHERTKLFLSQILH from the coding sequence ATGGCTGAAGCTCCAGCGAAAAAGCTCACCGTTTCCGCAACGGAAGTGGCGATCGATATCGTCAACATGAACAAGTGGTACGGCGATTTCCACGTGCTGCGCGATATCAACCTGAAGGTCATGCGCGGCGAGCGCATCGTCATCGCCGGCCCGTCGGGTTCCGGCAAATCGACGATGATCCGGTGCATCAACCGCCTGGAAGAACATCAGAAGGGCCAGATCATCGTCGACGGCACCGAGCTCACCAATGACCTGAAAAAGATCGACGAGGTCAGGCGCGAAGTCGGCATGGTGTTCCAGCACTTCAACCTCTTCCCGCACCTGACGATCCTGGAGAACTGCACGCTGGCGCCGATCTGGGTGCGCAAGATGCCGAAGAAGCAGGCGGAAGAGATCGCCATGCACTTCCTCAAGCGCGTCAAGATCCCCGAGCAGGCCAACAAATATCCGGGGCAGCTTTCCGGCGGCCAGCAGCAGCGCGTGGCGATCGCCCGCTCGCTGTGCATGAACCCGAAGATCATGCTGTTCGACGAGCCGACCTCGGCGCTTGATCCCGAGATGATCAAGGAAGTGCTCGACACCATGGTGGGTCTTGCCGAGGAAGGCATGACCATGCTCTGCGTCACCCACGAAATGGGCTTTGCCCGCCAGGTCGCCAACCGCGTCATCTTCATGGACCAGGGCCAGATCGTCGAGCAGAATTCGCCGGCCGAGTTCTTCGACAATCCGCAGCACGAACGCACCAAGCTGTTCCTCAGCCAGATCCTGCATTAA
- a CDS encoding amino acid ABC transporter permease, with protein sequence MSVADKPFVRTSILAAEPPPPGERGAVAWVRRNLVATPKDVILTILALALIAWAVPHLVNWLFIQAVWSGPDRTFCATTIQGGIQPEGWSGACWAFVSAKYDQFIFGRYPLDERWRPAIVGILFILLLVPMLIPSAPRKGVNAILLFAVLPIIAFWLLHGGLGLEVVETPLWGGLMVTLVLSFVGIAVSLPCGILLALGRRSKMPVIRMLCVTFIEVIRGVPLITVLFMASVMLPLFLPTGWNVDKLLRALIGVSIFTSAYMAEVIRGGLQAIPKGQFEGADSLGLGYWQKTRLIIMPQAIKLVIPSIVNTFIGTFKDTSLVTIIGMFDLLGIVKQNFSDANWASAVTPITGLIFAGFIFWLFCFGMSRYSGFMERHLDTGHKR encoded by the coding sequence ATGTCGGTCGCCGATAAACCCTTCGTCAGAACGTCCATCCTTGCCGCCGAACCACCCCCGCCCGGGGAAAGGGGAGCCGTTGCCTGGGTACGCCGCAATCTCGTCGCAACCCCGAAAGACGTGATCCTGACCATCCTGGCTCTTGCGCTGATCGCATGGGCCGTACCGCATCTCGTCAACTGGCTGTTCATTCAGGCCGTATGGTCCGGGCCGGACCGCACATTCTGCGCGACGACGATCCAGGGCGGCATCCAGCCCGAGGGCTGGAGTGGCGCATGTTGGGCCTTCGTCAGTGCCAAGTACGATCAGTTTATTTTCGGCCGCTATCCGCTCGACGAGCGCTGGAGGCCGGCAATCGTCGGAATCCTCTTCATTCTGCTTCTGGTTCCGATGCTGATTCCGTCGGCGCCGCGCAAGGGCGTGAACGCCATTCTTCTGTTCGCCGTCCTGCCGATCATCGCCTTCTGGCTTCTTCACGGCGGCTTGGGTCTCGAAGTGGTGGAGACACCGCTCTGGGGCGGGTTGATGGTGACGCTCGTCCTGTCCTTTGTCGGCATTGCCGTTTCCTTGCCCTGCGGCATTCTGCTTGCACTGGGACGCCGCTCGAAGATGCCGGTCATCCGCATGCTCTGCGTTACCTTCATCGAGGTCATTCGAGGCGTTCCGCTGATCACCGTTCTGTTCATGGCAAGCGTTATGCTGCCGCTTTTCCTTCCCACCGGCTGGAACGTGGACAAACTGCTTCGGGCACTGATCGGCGTGTCGATCTTCACGTCGGCCTATATGGCTGAAGTGATCCGTGGCGGTCTTCAGGCGATACCGAAGGGACAGTTCGAAGGCGCCGATTCACTTGGCCTCGGCTATTGGCAAAAGACCCGGCTGATCATCATGCCGCAGGCCATCAAGCTGGTTATCCCGAGCATCGTCAACACCTTCATCGGAACCTTCAAGGACACGTCGCTGGTTACCATTATCGGCATGTTCGATCTGCTCGGTATCGTCAAACAGAACTTCTCCGATGCCAACTGGGCAAGCGCCGTCACTCCGATCACGGGCCTGATTTTCGCGGGCTTCATCTTCTGGCTGTTCTGCTTCGGCATGTCGCGCTATTCAGGGTTCATGGAACGCCATCTCGATACCGGCCACAAACGATAA
- a CDS encoding amino acid ABC transporter permease, whose amino-acid sequence MTHGAVDRTPLHDTGWSFRSAIYDPKYRSIFFQALTIVALVAFVWWVAHNTAVNLARSNTASGFGFLRGRAGFEIGQSLIGYSSDSTYARALFVGILNTLLVAVTGIVTATIIGFIIGIGRLSRNWLIAKLCTVYVEIFRNIPPLLVIFFWYLGVLSVLPQPRESVGLPFSMYLNNRGLAFPKPIFETGMIAVGIALVIAIVATIIMARWAHKRQAATGRPFHTVWASIALIVGLPLLVFVASGFPLTFDVPIAGKFNLTGGSVVGPEFISLFLALSFYTASFIAEIVRGGIRGVPKGQSEAAGALGLHPSSVTRLVVVPQALRIIIPPLTSQYLNLTKNSSLAIAIGFSDLVAVGGTILNQSGQAIEIVCIWGIVYLSLSILTSLFMNWFNAKMALVER is encoded by the coding sequence ATGACGCATGGGGCTGTGGATAGGACACCTTTGCATGACACCGGCTGGAGTTTCCGGTCGGCAATATACGACCCGAAATACCGGAGCATATTTTTCCAGGCTTTGACAATTGTTGCCCTCGTGGCGTTTGTGTGGTGGGTGGCCCACAACACGGCCGTAAACCTTGCCCGCAGCAATACGGCATCGGGTTTCGGCTTTCTTCGCGGTCGCGCCGGTTTCGAAATCGGCCAGTCGCTGATCGGCTATTCAAGCGACTCGACTTATGCACGCGCACTTTTCGTCGGTATTCTGAATACTTTGCTGGTGGCGGTGACGGGTATCGTCACGGCGACCATCATCGGTTTCATTATCGGGATCGGCCGGCTGTCGCGGAACTGGCTGATTGCCAAGCTCTGCACGGTCTATGTCGAAATCTTCCGCAACATTCCGCCGCTGCTCGTCATCTTCTTCTGGTATCTCGGCGTTCTCTCCGTCCTGCCGCAGCCGCGCGAATCGGTGGGGCTGCCGTTCAGTATGTACCTCAATAACAGAGGACTAGCCTTCCCGAAGCCGATCTTCGAGACAGGCATGATCGCGGTCGGCATTGCTCTGGTGATTGCGATTGTCGCCACCATCATCATGGCTCGCTGGGCCCACAAACGCCAGGCCGCAACCGGCCGGCCGTTCCATACGGTATGGGCGTCGATCGCCCTGATTGTCGGCTTACCTTTGCTGGTCTTCGTTGCCTCGGGCTTTCCGCTCACCTTCGATGTTCCCATCGCCGGGAAGTTCAATCTCACGGGCGGCTCGGTCGTCGGCCCAGAATTCATATCGCTGTTTCTCGCTCTGTCCTTCTATACAGCCTCCTTCATCGCCGAGATCGTTCGCGGCGGCATTCGTGGCGTTCCAAAGGGGCAATCCGAGGCAGCCGGCGCGCTGGGGCTGCATCCATCGAGCGTGACGAGACTTGTCGTGGTGCCGCAGGCGCTGCGCATCATCATCCCGCCGCTGACGAGCCAGTACCTGAACCTGACCAAGAACTCCTCGCTCGCCATCGCCATCGGTTTCTCCGATCTCGTTGCCGTCGGTGGCACGATCCTCAATCAGAGCGGTCAAGCGATCGAGATCGTGTGCATCTGGGGTATCGTCTATCTCAGCTTGAGCATTCTGACGTCACTGTTCATGAATTGGTTCAATGCCAAGATGGCACTGGTGGAGAGATAA
- a CDS encoding amino acid ABC transporter substrate-binding protein, translating to MKNKLLSAALGAAVLALGASAASATTLGDVKAKGFVQCGVNTGLTGFAAPDASGNWAGFDVDFCKAVASAVFGDPTKVKYTPTNAKERFTALQSGEIDVLSRNTTWTINRDTALGFNFRPVTYYDGQGFMVRKSLNVKSALELSGAAICVQSGTTTELNLADYFKTNNLQYNPVVFENLPEVNAAYDAGRCDVYTTDQSGLYSLRLTLKNPDEHVILPEIISKEPLGPAVRQGDDQWFDIVSWTAYALINAEEFGITQANVDEMKNSPNPDIKRFLGSETDTKIGTDLGLTNDWAANVIKGVGNYGEIFERNIGQGSPLKIARGLNALWNKGGIQYAPPVR from the coding sequence ATGAAGAACAAGCTCCTGTCCGCCGCTCTCGGCGCAGCAGTTTTGGCACTTGGCGCCTCAGCGGCCTCGGCCACCACTCTCGGAGACGTCAAAGCGAAGGGTTTCGTACAATGCGGCGTCAATACCGGCCTTACTGGCTTTGCCGCGCCTGACGCTTCCGGCAATTGGGCCGGCTTCGACGTCGACTTCTGCAAGGCCGTCGCTTCGGCTGTGTTCGGCGACCCCACCAAGGTCAAGTATACGCCGACAAACGCGAAGGAACGCTTCACCGCCCTGCAGTCCGGTGAAATCGACGTCCTCTCGCGCAACACGACCTGGACGATCAATCGCGACACCGCGCTCGGCTTCAACTTCCGTCCTGTCACCTATTACGACGGCCAGGGCTTCATGGTGCGCAAGAGCCTGAACGTGAAGTCGGCTCTCGAACTCTCCGGCGCCGCCATCTGCGTGCAGTCGGGCACGACCACGGAACTAAACCTCGCCGATTACTTCAAGACGAACAATCTGCAGTACAATCCGGTCGTCTTCGAAAATCTTCCTGAGGTCAACGCTGCCTACGACGCCGGTCGTTGCGACGTCTACACGACCGACCAATCCGGTCTCTATTCGTTGCGTCTGACGCTGAAGAACCCCGACGAACACGTCATCCTTCCTGAGATTATCTCCAAGGAACCGCTTGGCCCGGCTGTCCGTCAGGGTGATGATCAGTGGTTCGATATCGTTTCCTGGACGGCTTATGCGCTGATCAATGCCGAAGAGTTCGGCATCACCCAGGCAAATGTCGACGAGATGAAGAATTCGCCGAATCCGGATATCAAGCGCTTCCTCGGCAGCGAGACCGACACCAAGATTGGCACCGATCTCGGCCTGACCAATGATTGGGCCGCCAACGTCATCAAGGGCGTCGGCAACTATGGCGAAATCTTCGAGCGCAACATCGGCCAGGGTAGCCCACTCAAAATCGCCCGCGGCTTGAATGCTCTCTGGAACAAGGGCGGCATCCAGTACGCACCGCCGGTTCGTTAG
- a CDS encoding cystathionine beta-lyase, whose product MKDKDSLLQNAGINTRLTHIGNDPFDYHGFINPPVVHASTVLFPNARTMETRAQKYTYATRGTPTTDALCEAIDALEGSAGTILVPSGLAAVTIPFLGFVATGDHALVVDSVYGPTRHFCDTMLKRLGVEVEYYDPSIGAGIEAMFRPNTKLVHTEAPGSNTFEMQDIPAISAVAHRHGAVVMMDNSWATPLYFKPLDHGVDISIHASTKYPSGHSDILLGTVSANAEHWERLKEANGVLGICGAPDDAYQILRGLRTMGLRLERHYESALGIAKWLEGREDVARVLHPALPSFPSHHIWKRDFKGASGIFSFVLAADGPEKSRAKAHAFLDALRIFGLGYSWGGFESLALHAYLADRKVAKAPTDGAVIRLQIGIEDVVDLKADIERGFAAASAV is encoded by the coding sequence ATGAAAGACAAAGACAGCTTGCTGCAGAATGCCGGCATCAACACCCGCCTGACCCATATCGGCAATGACCCTTTCGACTATCACGGCTTTATCAATCCACCGGTCGTGCATGCCTCGACCGTGCTGTTTCCGAACGCGCGGACGATGGAGACGCGGGCGCAGAAATACACTTACGCCACCCGCGGCACGCCGACGACGGATGCGCTCTGCGAGGCGATCGACGCGCTTGAAGGTTCGGCCGGCACGATCCTCGTCCCGTCGGGCCTTGCGGCCGTCACAATTCCGTTCCTTGGTTTCGTCGCCACCGGCGACCATGCGCTCGTCGTCGATTCGGTCTATGGCCCGACGCGGCATTTCTGCGACACGATGTTGAAGCGTCTTGGCGTCGAGGTCGAATATTATGACCCGTCGATCGGCGCCGGCATCGAGGCGATGTTCCGGCCCAACACCAAGCTCGTTCACACCGAGGCTCCCGGTTCCAACACTTTTGAGATGCAGGATATCCCGGCGATCTCCGCGGTGGCGCACCGCCATGGCGCCGTCGTCATGATGGACAATTCCTGGGCGACGCCGCTCTATTTCAAGCCGCTCGATCACGGCGTCGACATCTCGATTCACGCATCGACGAAATATCCGTCCGGCCATTCCGATATCCTGCTCGGAACGGTTTCGGCCAATGCCGAGCATTGGGAGCGGCTGAAGGAAGCGAACGGCGTGCTCGGCATCTGCGGCGCACCCGATGACGCCTATCAGATCCTGCGCGGCTTGCGCACCATGGGCCTGCGCCTCGAGCGGCATTATGAAAGCGCGCTCGGTATCGCAAAATGGCTGGAGGGCAGGGAGGATGTCGCCCGCGTGCTGCATCCGGCCCTGCCGAGTTTCCCCTCCCACCATATCTGGAAGCGCGATTTCAAAGGCGCCAGCGGCATCTTTTCCTTCGTGCTTGCCGCCGATGGTCCCGAGAAATCCAGAGCGAAGGCGCATGCCTTCCTCGATGCGCTCAGGATTTTCGGTCTCGGCTATTCCTGGGGCGGCTTTGAAAGCCTCGCCTTGCACGCCTATCTCGCCGACCGCAAGGTCGCCAAAGCTCCGACCGACGGTGCGGTCATCCGCCTGCAGATCGGCATCGAGGACGTGGTTGACCTCAAGGCCGATATCGAACGCGGTTTTGCCGCCGCAAGTGCTGTCTGA
- a CDS encoding FAD-dependent monooxygenase: MPVEHAAIIGAGISGLTAALSLSRRGISSDIFEQAGELTDIGAGLQVSPNASRILAELGILEDLSKVWLEPETIRLISGSSLRQLAAVPAGTFARQRWGAPYGVLHRTTLQKTLLAAVEADPLCRLRLGIRMESALPDLERAPDVVIGADGVWSKLRQLVPGGPSPRFSGNIAYRFTIAADEAPGFLDRVSVCAFLGASAHLVCYPLKETGSFNMVAITAGNIAPQAWQSEPTAEQRAELRKRFSGWNAAIVSLFEGQRKLTFWPLFETTPGAWQDGRKTVLIGDAAHAMMPFAAQGAAMAIEDAYELAAFLSDRPVADALQLFERHRAPRIAKLRQRGAFNRFAYHARGPIRIGRDLVLGLKPPQSLAADLDWIYGYQALRLP, encoded by the coding sequence ATGCCGGTCGAACATGCCGCCATCATCGGCGCCGGGATATCGGGGCTGACCGCCGCCCTTTCGCTATCGCGCCGGGGCATCAGCTCCGACATCTTCGAGCAGGCGGGCGAACTCACCGACATCGGCGCCGGCTTGCAGGTTTCGCCCAACGCCTCGCGTATTCTTGCCGAACTCGGCATCCTCGAAGATCTGTCAAAGGTCTGGCTTGAACCGGAGACGATCCGGCTGATCTCGGGCAGTTCACTGCGCCAGCTGGCGGCGGTGCCGGCAGGCACATTCGCGCGGCAACGCTGGGGCGCTCCCTATGGCGTTCTGCACCGCACGACTTTGCAGAAAACCCTTCTGGCGGCGGTCGAGGCCGATCCGCTCTGCCGGCTTCGCCTTGGTATCAGGATGGAATCGGCGCTGCCGGATCTCGAGCGAGCGCCCGATGTCGTCATCGGTGCCGACGGCGTCTGGTCGAAGTTGCGGCAATTGGTTCCGGGCGGCCCCTCGCCGCGCTTTTCCGGCAACATCGCTTATCGCTTCACCATTGCCGCCGATGAGGCGCCCGGTTTTCTCGACCGGGTCAGCGTTTGCGCATTCCTCGGCGCGTCCGCGCATCTCGTCTGCTATCCCTTAAAGGAGACGGGCAGCTTCAACATGGTGGCGATCACCGCCGGCAATATCGCGCCGCAGGCCTGGCAAAGCGAACCAACGGCCGAGCAGCGCGCGGAACTCAGGAAACGCTTTTCCGGCTGGAACGCGGCGATCGTCTCACTCTTTGAAGGACAGCGGAAGCTGACGTTCTGGCCGCTGTTCGAAACCACGCCAGGTGCCTGGCAGGACGGCCGCAAGACGGTTCTGATCGGCGATGCCGCCCATGCGATGATGCCGTTTGCCGCACAGGGAGCGGCGATGGCGATCGAAGACGCCTACGAACTGGCCGCGTTTCTTTCCGATCGTCCGGTGGCGGACGCGCTCCAACTCTTCGAAAGACATCGCGCGCCACGCATCGCCAAGCTTCGTCAGCGCGGCGCCTTCAACCGCTTCGCCTATCATGCGAGAGGGCCGATCCGGATCGGCCGCGATCTCGTGCTTGGCCTCAAGCCGCCGCAAAGCCTGGCCGCCGATCTCGACTGGATTTACGGCTATCAGGCTCTGCGTCTGCCATAG